taaaagagtacgttattttttgctaaaaattaaaatgactcaattatattggaacttccaaaaatagaaaaattactctattaacatggaacggagggagtagtaatcaAACGAGTATATGCACTTACCTTGACATTGATTAGTCCATCAGCATGAAACTCCCAATCCACAACATAGTCATAGTTAGCCAGGGACGCCACCATTCTCGCTACTAGTGAAATCCTCGGCCTCGCTTCTCGAATCTACAACcgcaattaattaatagatacATAGAGAAACGAGTTGTAATCAAATGAGAACAGAGAACCATATCAGTTTGTTGATTTATGAATCAGCAAACTGATATCGAGacataatttgatattttgggaTGGATGTCAACTGAGATTAATGAATCAGCAAACTGATATAGTTCTCGGTTGTCATTTTACCAGCGGTCTTAAGAGAATACGACCCTATAAAGAGAGTTATTTATATGATACCATATCGCCAGTCATGGGGTTCTCTGTATGTCGCCAGGCAGCATCCCCTGCGTATCGCTCGAAAAGGCAAATCATGTTCGATCTAACATAAGGCGTTCCATCAGATGCCGCAAAAACTGCATCCATATACTTTGCATTTCTCGGACAATCATTCAGTGGCTCAAGAGGCAGGGCCTGAAGCCCGAACCCGTATTCTCCCGCGTCCATGTAAGTTTTGAAGTACCACGCCTCCTCAGGGTCCATGTAAGGCACAAACAGCTCCGATGAGAATCCTTGGTACATCACATCCCTCATTACTCCTGTCTCCGGATCACGGACCTTGGCCTGTGATATCACTACCCCGGCCCTCGGGTCCGGCTTCAAGTGGAACTCCCAGTTTGCCCACTTCACCAAATGCTCGTCTTCTATGATGAAGTTTGGGCCGTTGGGTTGCTCCATGGAGACGGGGCTCTTGAGCTTGATGACCGGCCCGTTTGCCACGTCTAATCGGTAATCGGTTCCCTCGGCTTTGGGAATGGGGATGTGGTTTCCTTTCTCGACGATCTCAACCACTTGGTTTGTGTCCACGTCGGTGACCACGATGACACCTTCAATGGGCCTCATGTAGAAGTTTGCAGTGTCCTTTATTGTGAAGCATTCTAGTTTTACCAGTCTCCTTTTATTCTCAGCCTCACCTAAACCATTTTGTTACATAGATATGAGAATGATTCTAGTGATATGAtcctattattattattattatcaaatgATAACATTATTAGTAATAGTATGTAATACAAGGTGTGTATCTATTACAGTTATAAAATACTAGACGACAAAAACTCTTTCTTAGTTGTAAGACATCTTGGTAAGTACTATAAGtgcaatttatatatttttgacttCTGATATTCTAAATTGGTGCGTACCATTTTTTAATGGACGTGTCATTTTTTAAGGGATAGAACACGACACATTTTCATCAACTATAAATGCAAACGAACTACACTCTCAAGCTGGATAAATGCTAaggaaaatactaaaattaaaataaattaataaaaacgaaaatagaaacatcaaaTAAATTGAGTACCGATAATGTGGGCAGTTGTGTTTGCACACTATTTAATCTTTAACTTACTCTGTCTGAAAGGATgtcatgtttttcttttttatttatcttacaAAAATGTTACATTAccatttcttgaaaaaataaaacaaatccCCATCAACGTTTAACTCTATTCATTActacttcaattattttttctatcaaCATCAATATAtccaattattctctctctctacttgaCGCTAAACAATGGTATCTCGTAAAATCAAAAGCTAAAAgtaaacatttatatatatgaagctaaaaattaaagaataaaatggatcgaaattattactccataaaaaaatgaaagtgggATACTACGTTCGGGCATAAGATATAAAAATGTCGACAGCAACATatacggagtactatttattatttccagACCACGTTAAGTCACGACCAGCCTCAGTAAGCATCTAACAAACCTATTGTTGCCGGCATGTATAAATTAGAAACCATATGATCATGTCATGTGCATATAAAGTAGTAGCATCTTCGACACATAGTAGCATCTTCGACACATAAATACAAACGGCTAAGATACATCCCATTCTATTTTGCGGGCCCAATTTATATTACCAGAAAATTACTTACTTCTTCTATTTCACAAGAGTATATACTTTTAGTCGAtatgtattttaatgcattattaataaaataaaagagataaattACATCATCATATTAGAAAATGTATATTCTTTTGGGActgactaaaaagaaatagagtggaatggagggagtagacCATCAACTTGAATTAGTCATGACTATACTTTGAATAATGTTTTTGAACAAATTAGAATGAAGTTGATGTAGGTGAGAAAAGAATGAGAGGCGAAGTCTTACCAAACCAGCCAGGGGAGAAGGGCAGGCAAGCGACGTCGGCGAGATCGACGCCTCTGGAGAGAATCGTGTGGTTGAAATCGGCGTTGGAGAAGGGCGCGTACATCACACTCCCCATCTCCTCCAGCGTGAGCATCGGATAGCCGGAGATGTGCGCGGCGTCGTGCTGCGTCACCTCTCCGCTCTCCAAGCCCACCGTCAGGATGTAGTTCGTCCTGGCGGCGCGTGCGATCACGGACGCCTTCCGCGGCGGCAGGGGCTGCCCCCTCCGCCAACTCCGCACCGCCTCCTTGTCGGGCTCCTCCAGCACCAGCGAGTGGACGCTGTAGACTTTCCCGGCGAAGAAGGACTTGATGGCCTGGTGGGCCCGGGCCATCTCCTGGACCGTCAATGGATCCAGGGGGTGGCGGGGGATGTCCTCTTTTGTGGGGCTGTTGGGGGGATTGGGTTTGGTTTTGGTGGGGAGGGCGATGAGGGTTAGAAGGACGACGGAGGCGACGGCGGAGATGACGAAGAGGCGGCGGAGGAAGCTATTGCCCtccatttttttgtgtatGTTCAAGTGTGACTATGACTGTGTCTTTGTGTATTTAAGGCAATCAATCTAGTGGGGTATTTCATAGTTTGATTTGAGGGTAGCTTGTCATTATTATTTTGCTGTTctttttgacatttttgttttgtttacaTGAATGGGTGTGTTGTGACTGTCTTTAGTAACATGTTGCCTGGATTGTCACTTTTAAATAGATGGGTGAAAATTCTGCTATTTCTCACTAACCTTCTTCCACTATAGACcgtaacaataaaaatattccaGTTACCCCTAGTGTTTGTCACTccattatattgatatatagtatgatttttgtcacatttctGTCAACAGAATCATGTATGAAGTATCATAACTTATTAGAAAATCATATAAGAAGAAGTTATTGAcagaaatgtgacaaaattcaTATGTCGGCTAATTTAGGGATTGCCAAAAATATCCTTCAATTGATTTGGGCATTTTCGTCcgaaaaataactaaaaattccGCATTCGTATTTATATAAAACGTTAGAATTAACtgatgacttttttttttattaggagTCTATGGTGAAAAAACCCTAAAGGGTTAGAGACTAATGACATAGTTCActttaaatagatttatacTACCTTAGTAAGGTTTATTTTCCTAAAAGCTAATGAATATAATTCGTCATCTAATAAAATGTCT
The nucleotide sequence above comes from Salvia hispanica cultivar TCC Black 2014 chromosome 5, UniMelb_Shisp_WGS_1.0, whole genome shotgun sequence. Encoded proteins:
- the LOC125189149 gene encoding primary amine oxidase-like; translation: MEGNSFLRRLFVISAVASVVLLTLIALPTKTKPNPPNSPTKEDIPRHPLDPLTVQEMARAHQAIKSFFAGKVYSVHSLVLEEPDKEAVRSWRRGQPLPPRKASVIARAARTNYILTVGLESGEVTQHDAAHISGYPMLTLEEMGSVMYAPFSNADFNHTILSRGVDLADVACLPFSPGWFGEAENKRRLVKLECFTIKDTANFYMRPIEGVIVVTDVDTNQVVEIVEKGNHIPIPKAEGTDYRLDVANGPVIKLKSPVSMEQPNGPNFIIEDEHLVKWANWEFHLKPDPRAGVVISQAKVRDPETGVMRDVMYQGFSSELFVPYMDPEEAWYFKTYMDAGEYGFGLQALPLEPLNDCPRNAKYMDAVFAASDGTPYVRSNMICLFERYAGDAAWRHTENPMTGDMIREARPRISLVARMVASLANYDYVVDWEFHADGLINVKVSLTGIVIVKGTNYVNMNQVNEDEDELYGTLLSDNIVGVVHDHYINFHLDMDVDGSDNSFVNVHLQRAYTNGKSPRKSFMKVNKTIAKTEKDAQIKLKLTDPSEFHIINPNKKSRVGNPAGYKVVPAGTAASLLDPEDAPQMRNAFTNNQIWVTPYNKSERWSGGLFAYQSHGEDTLQVWSDRDRPIENKDIVLWYTLGFHHVPCQEDYPIMPTVSSGFDLKPVNFFSRNPVLRVAPYVESELPVCKAPASA